Proteins encoded in a region of the Manis javanica isolate MJ-LG chromosome 15, MJ_LKY, whole genome shotgun sequence genome:
- the C15H12orf60 gene encoding LOW QUALITY PROTEIN: uncharacterized protein C12orf60 homolog (The sequence of the model RefSeq protein was modified relative to this genomic sequence to represent the inferred CDS: inserted 2 bases in 2 codons; substituted 2 bases at 2 genomic stop codons), producing the protein MSSELEKEKERLAQATEMFFFHMQDLASFTNTLVELFNSSMNAQIVSMALTEDVNTKDVFEQMFSIFKERQSIVNARXETMQKELLCSQIAMALCSRLEKNAKAKELQKSANEGFREVQTPLIVSVLNDSNIPESLESSLLLLMKYPIMNLQXSDLYRKDTKDQSDATTSEKSSGPGPSKXATADTLNKLLDALKIENDNSIVSAAEQLEQIVKNMGPILXLQKAIQSMEMKTPVLKKAND; encoded by the exons ATGTCTTCAGagttagaaaaggagaaagagaggctGGCTCAAGCCACCGAAATGTTCTTCTTTCACATGCAAGATCTTGCATCCTTCACAAACACACTTGTCGAATTGTTTAATAGCAGTATGAATGCTCAGATTGTCTCGATGGCTCTGACAGAAGATGTTAATACTAAGGATGTCTTTGAACAAATGTTCAGCATTTTTAAGGAGAGGCAATCTATAGTCAATGCAAGATAAGAGACAATGCAAAAGGAACTTTTATGCTCCCAGATTGCAATGGCTTTGTGCTCCAGGCTCGAGAAGAATGCCAAGGCAAAGGAGTTGCAAAAGTCAGCTAATGAAGGGTTCAGAGAGGTCCAGACACCACTCATTGTGTCCGTGCTGAATGATAGTAACATTCCTGAGAGTTTGGAATCTTCCCTTCTACTCTTGATGAAGTATCCTATCATGAATCTCCAATGAAGTGATTTATATAGAAAAGACACCAAAGACCAATCAGATGCTACCACATCTGAGAAAAGCTCAGGTCCAGGTCCATCCA ATGCTACAGCTGACACCTTGAACAAGTTGCTGGATGcactaaaaattgaaaatgacaatAGTATTGTGTCAGCAGCAGAGCAGTTGGAGCAAATTGTTAAAAATATGGGACCAATCT GCCTCCAAAAAGCCATACAGAGTATGGAGATGAAGACTCCTGTGTTAAAGAAAGCCAATGACTAG